In the genome of Bradyrhizobium arachidis, one region contains:
- the maiA gene encoding maleylacetoacetate isomerase — translation MKLHGYFRSSAAYRVRIALNLKGLGAEHLPHHLRKGEQCAPAYLAINPQGLVPTLENDAGAVLTQSVAIIEWLDETHPNPPLLPKDPLHRAKVRAFALAIACDTHPVQNLKVLARLRELGLAEEKVQDWAAWVNREGLSACETLIKDEKGPFCFGDAPTLADLCLVPQLANARRFGVDVSAYPRLLKAEAAAKALPAFANAAPEKQPDAE, via the coding sequence ATGAAGCTGCACGGCTATTTCCGCTCCAGCGCCGCCTATCGCGTGCGGATCGCGCTGAACCTCAAAGGCCTCGGCGCCGAGCACCTGCCGCATCACTTGCGCAAGGGCGAGCAATGCGCGCCAGCCTATCTCGCCATCAACCCGCAAGGCCTGGTGCCGACACTGGAGAACGATGCGGGCGCAGTGCTGACCCAATCGGTCGCCATCATCGAATGGCTCGACGAGACCCATCCCAATCCGCCGCTGCTGCCGAAGGATCCGCTGCACCGCGCCAAGGTGCGGGCGTTCGCGCTGGCGATCGCCTGCGACACCCATCCGGTGCAGAATCTGAAGGTGCTGGCACGGCTGCGCGAGCTCGGTCTTGCCGAAGAGAAGGTCCAGGACTGGGCCGCGTGGGTCAACCGCGAGGGCCTGTCGGCCTGCGAGACGCTGATCAAGGACGAGAAGGGGCCGTTCTGCTTCGGCGATGCACCGACGCTCGCCGATCTTTGCCTGGTGCCGCAGCTTGCCAATGCGCGCCGCTTCGGCGTCGATGTTTCGGCCTATCCGCGCCTGCTGAAGGCGGAAGCCGCCGCCAAGGCGCTGCCGGCCTTCGCCAATGCCGCACCGGAGAAGCAGCCCGATGCCGAGTAA
- a CDS encoding ferredoxin--NADP reductase, translated as MSAFYREKVLSVQHWTDTLFSFRATRDTGFRFQNGQFAMIGLEVDGRPLLRAYSMASANHEEELEFFSIKVQDGPLTSRLQKIKEGDTILVGRKATGTLITDNLIPGKRLLLLSTGTGLAPFASLIKDPEVYDQYESIVLVHGCRQVSELAYGEKLVASLREDELFGELLADKLIYYPTVTREPFRNRGRITDLINSEQIFNDIGQGPLDIATDRIMMCGSPAMLEELKVMFEGRDFIEGSGNKPGHFVIEKAFVER; from the coding sequence ATGAGCGCGTTTTACCGAGAGAAGGTTCTTTCCGTCCAGCACTGGACCGACACGCTGTTCAGCTTCCGCGCCACGCGCGACACCGGCTTCCGGTTCCAGAACGGCCAGTTCGCCATGATCGGCCTCGAGGTCGACGGCCGGCCGCTGCTGCGCGCCTACAGCATGGCGAGCGCCAACCACGAGGAAGAGCTCGAGTTCTTCTCGATCAAGGTGCAGGACGGCCCGCTGACCTCGCGCCTGCAGAAGATCAAGGAAGGCGACACCATCCTGGTCGGCCGCAAGGCGACCGGCACGCTGATCACCGACAACCTCATCCCCGGCAAGCGGCTGCTGCTGCTCTCGACCGGCACCGGCCTTGCGCCGTTCGCCAGCCTGATCAAGGACCCCGAGGTCTACGACCAGTACGAGAGCATCGTGCTGGTGCATGGCTGCCGCCAGGTCTCCGAGCTCGCCTATGGCGAGAAGCTCGTCGCCTCCCTGCGCGAGGACGAGCTGTTCGGCGAGCTGCTCGCCGACAAGCTGATCTACTATCCAACCGTGACCCGCGAGCCGTTCCGCAACCGCGGCCGCATCACCGACCTGATCAACTCCGAGCAGATCTTCAACGACATCGGGCAAGGTCCCCTCGACATCGCGACCGACCGCATCATGATGTGCGGCAGCCCGGCGATGCTGGAAGAGCTGAAGGTCATGTTCGAAGGCCGCGACTTCATCGAGGGCTCGGGCAACAAGCCCGGCCATTTCGTGATCGAGAAGGCGTTCGTCGAGCGCTAA
- a CDS encoding ATP-grasp domain-containing protein: MASGERIFVQAIRRYCADHGIAVDVRSGGWLIAMRRGEMRRFAFGYDIGLNSAIAHRLANDKSATAEALTLAGVPSIPHHLFLNPKLGKTIVGATWREEMLGLLRDHPQGVVVKPNEGTSGRSVFKVTSETELDHAAGEVFSMSAGLVISPYVAIEDEVRVILLGDVPRIVYSKQRGADWRHNLDAGAKPVLLEDGEVRAACVKLAIDAASAIGITFASIDVVRDDGAWRVLEINSGVMMEALGKLHPELVQATYDAALDRVFGDAPASSNLSPSP; encoded by the coding sequence ATGGCGAGTGGCGAGCGGATCTTCGTCCAGGCGATCAGGCGCTATTGCGCGGACCATGGCATTGCGGTCGATGTCCGCTCCGGCGGCTGGCTGATCGCGATGCGCCGGGGCGAGATGCGCCGCTTCGCGTTCGGCTACGATATCGGCCTCAACAGCGCCATCGCCCATCGTCTCGCCAACGACAAGTCCGCGACCGCCGAGGCGCTGACGCTTGCGGGCGTGCCCTCTATTCCGCATCACCTCTTCCTCAATCCGAAGCTGGGCAAGACGATCGTTGGCGCCACCTGGCGAGAGGAAATGCTTGGGCTGCTTCGCGACCATCCGCAAGGCGTGGTGGTCAAGCCGAACGAGGGGACGTCGGGGCGCTCGGTGTTCAAGGTGACGAGCGAGACGGAACTCGACCACGCGGCCGGCGAGGTCTTTTCGATGAGTGCAGGGCTCGTGATCTCGCCCTATGTCGCGATCGAGGACGAGGTCCGTGTGATCCTGCTCGGCGATGTGCCCCGCATCGTCTACAGCAAGCAGCGCGGCGCGGATTGGCGGCACAATCTCGATGCCGGTGCCAAGCCGGTGCTGCTGGAGGACGGCGAGGTCCGCGCAGCTTGCGTGAAGCTCGCGATCGATGCCGCGAGCGCCATCGGCATCACCTTCGCTTCGATCGACGTGGTGCGCGACGACGGCGCGTGGCGGGTGCTGGAGATCAATTCCGGCGTGATGATGGAGGCGCTGGGCAAGCTCCATCCGGAGCTGGTGCAGGCGACGTATGACGCGGCGCTGGATCGGGTGTTTGGCGATGCTCCCGCGAGCAGCAATCTATCACCGTCACCCTGA
- a CDS encoding dicarboxylate/amino acid:cation symporter: protein MSNRFTQYILAAMVLGIVMGAAIFNFLPDTRADWASSINLIAMMFLRLIKMIIAPLVFATLVGGIAHMGSGSRLGRIFAKTMGWFISASFVSLLLGLVMVNLLQPGANFPGTLPAAGQSTGLPVSAFSIEKFLTHLIPTSIADAMAQNEILQIVIFAVFFSVAMGSMPERSKPILAMIDDVAHIMLKVTSYVMLFAPLAVWAAITATVAKNGLGVLWKLVVFMGGFYLALAILWAILVIVGFVVIGPRYSHLLKLIREPLMIAFSTASSEAAYPKTLEGLTKFGASSRISSFVLPLGYSFNLDGTMMYCTFASIFIAQTYHIEMSLATQLAMLATLMITSKGVAGVPRASLVVIASTLSQFGIPEAGLLMIMGIDTFLDMGRSATNVIGNSLATAVVAKWEGELGPEHELGPGEASTPDMVAGELPAMAGH, encoded by the coding sequence ATGTCGAACAGGTTTACGCAATACATTCTGGCCGCGATGGTGCTGGGCATCGTCATGGGGGCGGCGATCTTCAACTTCCTGCCCGATACGCGCGCCGACTGGGCGTCCTCGATCAACCTGATCGCCATGATGTTCCTGCGCCTGATCAAGATGATCATCGCGCCGCTGGTGTTCGCGACCCTGGTCGGCGGCATCGCGCATATGGGCAGCGGCTCGCGGCTCGGACGCATCTTCGCCAAGACCATGGGCTGGTTCATCAGCGCCTCCTTCGTCTCGCTGCTGCTCGGCCTCGTCATGGTCAATCTGCTCCAGCCCGGCGCGAACTTCCCGGGCACGCTGCCTGCGGCGGGGCAATCGACCGGACTGCCGGTCTCGGCGTTCTCGATCGAGAAATTCCTCACCCATCTGATCCCGACCTCGATCGCGGACGCGATGGCGCAGAACGAGATTCTCCAGATCGTCATCTTCGCCGTGTTCTTCTCGGTGGCGATGGGCTCGATGCCCGAGCGCTCCAAGCCGATCCTGGCGATGATCGACGACGTCGCCCACATCATGCTCAAGGTGACGAGCTACGTGATGCTGTTCGCGCCGCTCGCCGTGTGGGCCGCCATCACCGCCACCGTCGCCAAGAACGGTCTCGGGGTGCTGTGGAAGCTCGTCGTGTTCATGGGCGGTTTCTATCTCGCGCTTGCGATCCTGTGGGCCATCCTGGTGATTGTTGGCTTCGTCGTGATCGGGCCGCGCTACAGCCATCTCCTGAAGCTGATCCGCGAGCCGCTGATGATCGCGTTCTCCACCGCGAGCTCGGAAGCGGCTTATCCGAAGACGCTGGAGGGCCTCACCAAGTTCGGTGCCTCGTCGCGGATCTCGAGCTTCGTGCTGCCGCTCGGTTATTCCTTCAATCTCGACGGCACGATGATGTACTGCACCTTCGCCAGCATCTTCATCGCGCAGACCTATCACATCGAGATGTCGCTCGCGACGCAGCTCGCGATGCTCGCGACCTTGATGATCACCTCCAAGGGCGTTGCCGGCGTGCCGCGCGCCTCCCTCGTAGTGATCGCCTCGACGCTGTCGCAGTTCGGCATCCCCGAGGCGGGCCTGTTGATGATCATGGGCATCGACACCTTCCTCGACATGGGCCGCAGCGCCACCAACGTGATCGGCAACTCGCTGGCGACTGCCGTTGTCGCGAAGTGGGAAGGCGAGCTCGGGCCCGAGCATGAGCTCGGACCCGGCGAGGCGTCGACGCCCGACATGGTGGCCGGCGAATTGCCTGCGATGGCTGGCCATTGA
- a CDS encoding amino acid ABC transporter substrate-binding protein: MRRSLAISGGLLLAACLLATGVTAQTGGNEGLSPTLSAIKNSHTVRLGYRESSPPFSFLDQSGRPIGYSLELCEAIVEEIGIEVDDPNLKIDYVKVTSDDRIDAVLQNKIDLECGSTTANAERGKRVAFSPLMFVAGTKLMVPKASGVRQLADLKGKTIVVTKGTTNEQAIQAADKKFSLGLNILTGADHEQSYQMLVDGKADAFATDDILLFGLIARHKAQDKFRVTGDYLSYDPYGIMFKKGEPQLSAVVERAFRKLGSNRDLVPLYNKWFIARLPTGERLNVPISLQLEEAFKAMDDSASANN; encoded by the coding sequence ATGCGCCGCTCATTGGCGATATCGGGTGGCCTGTTGCTGGCAGCATGCCTGCTGGCGACCGGCGTCACTGCGCAGACCGGCGGCAACGAAGGGCTTAGCCCGACGCTGTCGGCGATCAAGAACAGTCACACCGTGCGGCTCGGCTATCGCGAGAGCTCGCCGCCGTTCTCCTTCCTCGACCAGTCGGGCCGGCCGATCGGCTACAGTCTCGAATTGTGCGAGGCCATCGTCGAGGAGATCGGCATCGAGGTCGACGATCCCAATCTGAAGATCGACTACGTCAAGGTCACCTCCGACGACCGCATCGACGCGGTGCTCCAGAACAAGATCGATCTGGAATGCGGCTCGACCACGGCCAACGCCGAGCGCGGCAAGCGCGTCGCGTTCTCGCCGCTGATGTTCGTCGCCGGCACCAAGCTGATGGTGCCGAAGGCGTCCGGCGTCCGGCAGCTGGCCGACCTCAAGGGCAAGACCATCGTGGTGACCAAGGGCACCACCAACGAGCAGGCGATCCAGGCGGCCGACAAGAAGTTCTCGCTGGGGCTGAACATCCTCACCGGCGCCGATCACGAGCAGTCTTACCAGATGCTCGTCGACGGCAAGGCCGATGCGTTCGCCACCGACGACATCCTGCTGTTCGGCCTGATCGCGCGCCACAAGGCGCAGGACAAGTTCCGCGTCACCGGCGATTATCTGTCCTACGATCCCTACGGCATCATGTTCAAGAAAGGCGAGCCGCAGCTCTCCGCCGTGGTCGAGCGCGCCTTCCGCAAGCTCGGCTCCAACCGCGACCTCGTCCCGCTCTACAACAAATGGTTCATCGCGAGGCTGCCCACAGGCGAACGGCTGAACGTGCCGATCTCGCTGCAGCTGGAGGAAGCGTTCAAGGCCATGGACGATTCCGCCAGCGCGAATAATTGA
- a CDS encoding benzoate-CoA ligase family protein, which produces MSNEIRDQVPTDSVGAREIGFAVPDIYNASRVLFDNLGKGHGDKVALIGPAGKRTYAELCAEACRWGNGFVSLGLKRGDRVLLFLDDTPAYPAAFFGAVRAGFVPLLINTLTPPDLLQFYLADSGAAVAVADAEFCPRFNVGACKDTKLHTLIVVNGEVGEHAAPAALATASWLAPFPTELAEADTDRNEMAFWMYSSGSTGRPKGIVHLQHDMAYSEVAFARNVLQLTPDDICFSVPKIFFAYGFGNSVTFPFSAGAATLLLPGQPKPAAIFAAIEQYRPTVFFGLPTLYTSLTKAEGADKTNFSSLRMSLSAAEVLSAEVFNGWKTLTGLEIVEGLGSTEVLHIYLSNRPEQKKLGAAGLRVPGYEVALRDKDGRDVGDDEEGILWVRGDSNTPLYWNRPDKSAETIREGGWIYTGDRFVRDSDGFHFFRGRADDLIKISGQWVYPLEVELCLADHPDIRECAVFAAELPDRRMTLKAVVVMNNRATDQGEATRRLQDYVKGKLLPYKYPREVIFIDELPKTGTGKIDRQALLRM; this is translated from the coding sequence ATGAGCAATGAGATTCGTGACCAGGTGCCGACCGACAGCGTCGGGGCACGCGAGATCGGCTTTGCCGTTCCGGACATTTACAACGCCAGCCGCGTGCTGTTCGACAATCTCGGCAAAGGCCATGGCGACAAGGTCGCGCTGATCGGGCCGGCGGGCAAGCGGACCTATGCCGAGCTGTGCGCGGAAGCTTGCCGCTGGGGCAACGGCTTTGTCTCGCTTGGCTTGAAGCGCGGCGACCGCGTGCTGCTGTTCCTCGACGACACGCCGGCTTATCCTGCCGCCTTCTTCGGCGCGGTGCGGGCCGGCTTCGTGCCGCTCTTGATCAACACACTGACGCCGCCGGATCTGCTGCAATTCTATCTCGCCGATTCCGGCGCGGCCGTTGCGGTGGCGGACGCCGAGTTCTGCCCGCGCTTCAATGTGGGGGCCTGCAAGGACACGAAGCTGCATACACTGATCGTCGTCAATGGCGAGGTCGGCGAGCATGCTGCGCCTGCGGCGCTCGCGACGGCAAGCTGGCTCGCGCCATTCCCGACCGAGCTTGCCGAAGCCGACACCGATCGCAACGAGATGGCGTTCTGGATGTACTCGTCCGGCTCGACCGGCCGGCCCAAGGGCATCGTGCATCTCCAGCACGACATGGCCTATAGCGAGGTCGCCTTTGCGCGGAACGTGTTGCAGCTGACGCCTGACGACATCTGCTTCTCTGTGCCAAAGATCTTCTTCGCCTATGGGTTCGGCAACTCCGTCACCTTCCCGTTCTCGGCCGGCGCCGCAACGCTGCTGCTGCCGGGCCAGCCGAAGCCGGCTGCGATCTTCGCGGCGATCGAGCAGTACAGGCCGACGGTCTTCTTCGGCCTGCCGACGCTGTACACGTCGCTGACCAAGGCCGAGGGCGCGGACAAAACGAATTTCTCGTCGCTGCGCATGTCGCTCTCGGCGGCCGAAGTGCTCTCGGCCGAGGTCTTCAACGGCTGGAAGACGCTCACGGGCCTCGAGATCGTCGAAGGCCTCGGCTCGACCGAGGTGCTTCACATCTATCTCTCCAACCGCCCCGAGCAGAAGAAGCTCGGCGCCGCGGGCCTGCGCGTACCCGGCTACGAGGTCGCGCTGCGCGACAAGGACGGGCGCGACGTCGGCGACGACGAGGAAGGGATTCTGTGGGTGCGCGGCGATTCCAACACGCCGCTGTACTGGAACCGGCCGGACAAATCCGCCGAGACCATCCGCGAGGGCGGCTGGATCTACACCGGCGACCGTTTCGTCCGCGATAGCGACGGCTTCCATTTCTTCCGCGGCCGCGCCGATGATCTGATCAAGATCTCCGGCCAGTGGGTCTACCCGCTCGAGGTCGAGCTCTGCCTCGCCGACCATCCTGATATCCGCGAATGCGCCGTTTTCGCCGCCGAGCTGCCGGACCGGCGCATGACGCTGAAGGCGGTGGTGGTGATGAACAATCGCGCGACGGACCAGGGCGAGGCGACGCGGCGGCTGCAGGACTATGTGAAGGGCAAGCTGCTGCCCTACAAATATCCGCGCGAGGTGATCTTCATCGACGAGCTGCCGAAGACGGGCACGGGGAAGATCGACCGGCAGGCATTGTTGCGGATGTGA
- a CDS encoding FMN-binding glutamate synthase family protein produces MADDNNKQESPKRLALAEEGVLETLLLPFSPRFIVLTICAVVTALLIGVGIADRKIFDILLIPIAIFGALTLLGVRDLMQKGHAVLRNYPISAHMRFLLEEIRPEMRQYFFESEKDGMPFSRDTRSLVYQRAKMQLDKRPFGTQEDVYREGYEWMHHSVSPKTHAEEKFRITIGGPDCAKPYSASVFNISAMSFGALSPNAVRALNAGARKGNFAHDTGEGGFSPYHKEMGGDIIWEIGSGYFGCRHLDGTFDPEAFTRVASQDQIKMVELKISQGAKPGHGGVLPAAKVSEEISKIRGVAMGEDCISPASHRAFSTPTGMMQFIAEMRRLSGGKPAGFKLCIGHSWEFLAICKAMLQTGIYPDFIVVDGNEGGTGAAPLEFMDHLGMPMREGVNFVHNALVGINARDRIKIGASGKIATAFDMARAMAIGADWCNSARGFMFSLGCIQSLSCHTDRCPTGVATQDPTRARALYVPLKIDRVHNYHHATLHSLTELIAAAGLTHPQELRPIHFTQRTSTTDVRSFAQLYPALRPGELLEGTQDPRFRDAWRMAQAETFQPAL; encoded by the coding sequence GTGGCCGACGACAACAACAAGCAAGAATCGCCCAAACGTCTGGCACTGGCGGAAGAGGGGGTACTGGAAACCCTGCTGCTGCCGTTCTCGCCGCGCTTCATCGTGCTGACGATCTGCGCGGTGGTCACTGCGCTCTTGATCGGCGTCGGCATTGCGGACCGCAAGATCTTCGACATCCTGCTGATCCCGATCGCGATCTTCGGCGCCCTGACGCTGCTCGGCGTCCGCGATCTCATGCAGAAGGGCCATGCGGTCCTGCGCAATTACCCGATCTCGGCGCATATGCGCTTTCTGCTCGAAGAGATCCGCCCCGAGATGCGGCAGTATTTCTTCGAGAGCGAGAAGGACGGCATGCCGTTCTCGCGCGACACCCGTTCGTTAGTCTATCAGCGCGCCAAGATGCAGCTCGACAAGCGGCCGTTCGGCACCCAGGAGGACGTCTATCGCGAGGGCTATGAGTGGATGCATCACTCGGTCTCGCCGAAGACGCACGCCGAGGAGAAATTCCGCATCACCATCGGCGGTCCCGATTGCGCCAAGCCCTATTCGGCCTCGGTGTTCAACATCTCCGCGATGAGCTTTGGCGCACTCAGCCCGAATGCCGTGCGCGCGCTGAATGCCGGCGCCAGGAAGGGCAACTTCGCGCATGACACCGGCGAGGGCGGCTTCAGCCCCTATCACAAGGAGATGGGCGGCGACATCATCTGGGAAATCGGTTCGGGCTATTTCGGCTGCCGTCATCTCGACGGCACGTTCGATCCCGAGGCATTCACCCGCGTCGCGAGCCAGGACCAGATCAAGATGGTCGAGCTCAAGATCAGCCAGGGCGCCAAGCCCGGCCATGGCGGCGTGCTGCCGGCGGCCAAGGTGTCGGAAGAGATTTCCAAGATCCGCGGCGTCGCCATGGGCGAGGACTGCATCTCGCCGGCCTCGCACCGCGCCTTCTCGACGCCAACAGGCATGATGCAGTTCATCGCTGAGATGCGCCGCCTCTCCGGCGGCAAGCCGGCCGGCTTCAAGCTGTGCATCGGCCATTCCTGGGAATTCCTGGCGATCTGCAAGGCGATGCTTCAGACCGGCATCTATCCTGACTTCATCGTCGTCGACGGCAATGAAGGCGGCACCGGCGCCGCGCCGCTGGAGTTCATGGACCATCTGGGCATGCCGATGCGCGAAGGCGTCAATTTCGTCCACAACGCGCTGGTCGGCATCAATGCGCGCGACCGCATCAAGATCGGTGCCTCCGGCAAGATCGCCACCGCCTTCGACATGGCCCGCGCGATGGCGATCGGCGCCGACTGGTGCAATTCGGCGCGCGGCTTCATGTTCTCGCTCGGCTGCATCCAGTCGCTGAGCTGCCACACCGACCGCTGCCCGACCGGCGTCGCGACGCAGGACCCGACCCGGGCGCGCGCGCTCTACGTGCCGCTCAAGATCGACCGCGTGCACAATTATCACCACGCCACGCTGCATTCGCTGACCGAGCTGATTGCCGCCGCCGGCCTGACCCATCCGCAGGAGCTGCGCCCGATCCACTTCACCCAGCGCACCTCGACGACCGACGTGAGATCCTTCGCGCAGCTTTATCCGGCGTTGCGTCCGGGCGAGCTGCTCGAAGGCACGCAAGACCCGCGCTTCCGTGACGCCTGGCGGATGGCGCAGGCGGAGACATTCCAGCCGGCGCTGTGA
- a CDS encoding MarR family winged helix-turn-helix transcriptional regulator produces the protein MPSKPAAPITIDAVYAAPGYLFRRMQQIAVSIFMEECRAFDLTPVQYAALIAIHTHPGIDATRLSAVIAFDRSTLGSVIERLQAKEFVERKPAPEDKRIKLLYLTKAGVAILREIIPAVERAQARMLEPLKPADRKALMGLLTQLVDLNNEASRVPLRAEDALEHLGKAG, from the coding sequence ATGCCGAGTAAGCCTGCCGCGCCGATCACGATCGACGCGGTCTATGCCGCGCCGGGCTATCTGTTCCGGCGCATGCAGCAGATCGCGGTCTCGATCTTCATGGAGGAGTGTAGGGCGTTCGACCTCACGCCGGTGCAATACGCCGCGCTGATCGCGATCCACACCCATCCCGGCATCGACGCGACGCGGCTGTCGGCGGTGATCGCGTTCGACCGTTCCACGCTCGGCAGCGTGATCGAGCGGCTGCAGGCCAAGGAGTTTGTCGAGCGCAAGCCGGCGCCGGAGGACAAGCGGATCAAGCTGCTCTATCTGACCAAGGCCGGCGTTGCGATCCTGCGCGAGATCATCCCTGCCGTCGAGCGCGCCCAGGCCCGCATGCTGGAGCCGCTCAAGCCAGCGGACCGCAAGGCGCTGATGGGGCTGCTGACGCAGCTCGTCGATCTCAACAACGAGGCCTCAAGGGTGCCGCTGCGAGCCGAGGATGCGCTGGAGCATCTTGGGAAGGCCGGGTGA
- a CDS encoding PilZ domain-containing protein, producing the protein MDERRDKARHRVLKAGTIEFGGGGIDCTIRNFSGTGAALDVTSPVGIPEHFTLFVTADGTHHSCTVVWRKEKRIGVKFG; encoded by the coding sequence ATGGATGAGCGGCGCGACAAAGCCAGGCATCGTGTGCTGAAGGCCGGAACGATCGAGTTCGGCGGCGGCGGGATCGACTGCACCATTCGCAATTTCTCGGGCACCGGCGCCGCGCTCGACGTCACCAGCCCGGTCGGCATCCCCGAACACTTCACCCTGTTCGTCACCGCCGACGGAACGCATCATTCCTGCACGGTGGTTTGGCGCAAGGAAAAGCGGATCGGGGTGAAGTTCGGGTGA
- a CDS encoding FAD-dependent monooxygenase: MRIAVIGGGPGGLYFAYLWKKRHPEDQVDLFEQNPADATWGFGVVFSDQALEFLRADDPETVDAIAPHMESWENITLSLHGDSVAIDGVGFASIGRLELLRFLQQRALDAGVTPRFDTQVHSVDQLNGHDLIVAADGLNSLVRRAYEGDFGTSLSYSSNKFVWYGTSKRFDTLSQTFVKTDRGAFNAHHYRYSPSMSTFLVECDHATWQAYGFAYKDVEQSKGVCEEVFADTLGGHCLVSNKSVWRNFPWVWNEHWSFKNMVLIGDALHSAHFSIGSGTRLAIEDAIALVKALESDAHMSTALHRYQAARKPIVQKLVNAARTSAFWYEHFAQHMQLELMDFAYSYITRSGRIDDARLRHMSPAFMARYEATRNGGDASGEATA; encoded by the coding sequence TTGCGGATCGCCGTGATTGGCGGGGGGCCCGGCGGGCTCTACTTCGCCTATCTCTGGAAGAAGCGTCACCCCGAGGATCAGGTCGACCTGTTCGAACAGAACCCGGCCGACGCGACCTGGGGCTTTGGCGTCGTGTTCTCCGACCAGGCGCTGGAGTTCCTGCGCGCCGACGACCCCGAGACGGTCGACGCGATCGCCCCGCATATGGAGAGCTGGGAGAACATCACGCTGAGCCTGCATGGCGACAGCGTCGCCATCGACGGCGTCGGCTTCGCCTCGATCGGGCGGCTCGAGCTGTTGAGGTTCCTGCAGCAGCGCGCGCTCGATGCCGGCGTTACGCCGCGGTTCGACACGCAGGTCCATTCCGTCGACCAGCTCAACGGCCACGATCTGATCGTCGCCGCCGATGGGCTGAACTCGCTGGTGCGCCGCGCCTATGAGGGCGATTTCGGCACCTCGCTGTCCTACTCCTCCAACAAGTTCGTCTGGTACGGCACCTCGAAGCGGTTCGACACGCTGTCGCAGACCTTCGTGAAGACCGACCGCGGCGCCTTCAACGCCCATCATTATCGCTACTCGCCAAGCATGAGCACCTTCCTGGTCGAGTGCGACCACGCGACCTGGCAGGCTTACGGCTTCGCCTACAAGGACGTCGAGCAGTCCAAGGGCGTCTGCGAGGAGGTGTTTGCCGACACGCTCGGCGGCCATTGTCTCGTCTCCAACAAATCGGTGTGGCGCAACTTCCCGTGGGTCTGGAACGAGCACTGGTCGTTCAAGAACATGGTGCTGATCGGCGACGCGCTGCATTCGGCGCATTTCTCGATCGGCTCGGGCACGCGGCTTGCCATCGAGGATGCCATCGCGCTCGTCAAGGCGCTGGAATCGGATGCGCATATGTCGACCGCGCTGCATCGCTACCAGGCCGCGCGCAAGCCGATCGTGCAGAAGCTCGTCAATGCCGCACGCACCTCGGCCTTCTGGTACGAGCACTTCGCCCAGCACATGCAGCTCGAGCTGATGGACTTCGCCTACAGCTACATCACCCGCTCCGGCCGCATCGACGATGCACGCCTGCGCCACATGTCGCCCGCCTTCATGGCGCGCTACGAGGCCACCAGGAACGGCGGAGACGCCAGCGGCGAGGCAACCGCATGA
- a CDS encoding NADP-dependent oxidoreductase: MSGTINRQILLVEKPSGKLGPEHFGMIDGAMPEPKDGEALLRVRYISLDAANRAWMHGATYRSAVEANSVMAGGGIAEVVSSKAPELAAGDIVFGDTGWQEYAAVPAKHLTKMPKLEPMTHLLSVFGIAGLTAYFGLLEVGKPKEGETVVVSAAAGSVGSIVGQIAKIKGCRVVGIAGGADKCNWLTSELGFDAAVDYKDGAVFKALRAAAPKGVDVYFDNVGGDILEACLPQMNNYGRIACCGAISQYDGTPAAHGPRGVPGLIVVKRLVMQGFIVMDYMKDSPRALADLQGWVKSGKLKVQEDIIDGLENTPKALIGLLAGENRGKRMVKL; the protein is encoded by the coding sequence ATGAGCGGCACCATCAATCGCCAGATCCTTCTGGTGGAAAAGCCCAGCGGCAAGCTCGGCCCCGAACATTTTGGCATGATCGATGGTGCGATGCCGGAGCCGAAGGACGGCGAGGCTTTGCTGCGCGTGCGTTACATCTCGCTCGACGCCGCCAACCGCGCCTGGATGCACGGCGCCACCTATCGCTCCGCCGTGGAGGCCAACAGCGTGATGGCCGGAGGCGGCATCGCCGAGGTCGTCAGCTCCAAGGCGCCGGAGCTGGCTGCCGGCGACATCGTGTTCGGCGACACCGGCTGGCAGGAATATGCCGCGGTGCCGGCGAAGCATCTGACCAAGATGCCGAAGCTGGAACCTATGACGCATCTGCTCAGCGTGTTCGGCATCGCCGGGCTCACCGCCTATTTCGGCTTGCTGGAGGTCGGAAAGCCCAAGGAGGGTGAGACGGTCGTGGTCTCCGCGGCCGCGGGCTCGGTCGGCTCGATCGTCGGGCAGATCGCCAAGATCAAAGGGTGCCGCGTGGTCGGCATCGCCGGCGGTGCCGACAAGTGCAACTGGCTGACCTCCGAGCTCGGCTTCGATGCCGCCGTCGACTACAAGGACGGCGCGGTGTTCAAGGCCTTGCGCGCGGCGGCGCCGAAGGGGGTCGACGTCTATTTCGACAATGTCGGCGGAGACATTCTGGAAGCATGCCTGCCGCAGATGAACAATTACGGCCGCATCGCCTGCTGCGGCGCGATCTCGCAATATGACGGCACACCGGCGGCGCACGGCCCGCGCGGCGTGCCCGGCCTGATCGTGGTGAAACGGCTCGTGATGCAGGGCTTCATCGTGATGGACTACATGAAGGACAGCCCGCGCGCGCTCGCCGATCTCCAGGGCTGGGTGAAATCCGGCAAGCTGAAGGTGCAGGAGGACATCATCGACGGCCTCGAGAACACGCCGAAGGCGCTGATCGGATTGCTGGCTGGCGAGAACCGCGGCAAGCGCATGGTGAAGCTCTGA